One segment of Streptomyces sp. NBC_01463 DNA contains the following:
- a CDS encoding Gfo/Idh/MocA family oxidoreductase, which translates to MSTHTPITGRPVRVALVGAGNRGLTYAEWIKAHPERAELVAVADPRPAARAAAGAPVEFDDWRPLVDSRIADAVIVATQDRFHVEPVLALAEAGYAILAEKPLAPTEEETRRIVEGVERAGVLFAVCHVMRYTPYTDLVKEVVDSGVLGQLVSIDHLEPVGWWHYAHSYVRGPWRSERDSSPMLLAKSCHDLDWITYVMGGRIEQVTGFGGLKHFRPENAPAGSAGRCLDCAVESGCPYSAQKLYMPTLREKGAVWPVTHVTEATDEAGLVQALREGPYGVCVYRSDNDVVDHQVLAMQLSDGVTATFQMVAFTEQTHRQTRIFGSHGWLVGDGERVTVQDFRTGESTVRELGTSGSNAADGHGGGDAALVEAFVTAVATGDAGAVRSGPATSLGSHLAAFAAERARHTGTVQTVPAQ; encoded by the coding sequence GTGTCCACGCATACCCCGATCACCGGCCGGCCCGTCCGGGTCGCGCTCGTCGGCGCCGGCAACCGCGGTCTGACGTACGCCGAGTGGATCAAGGCGCACCCCGAGCGCGCCGAACTCGTCGCCGTCGCCGATCCGCGCCCCGCCGCGCGGGCCGCCGCCGGCGCGCCCGTCGAGTTCGACGACTGGCGGCCGCTCGTCGACAGCCGCATCGCGGACGCCGTGATCGTCGCCACCCAGGACCGCTTCCATGTGGAGCCGGTGCTGGCCCTGGCCGAGGCCGGTTACGCAATCCTCGCCGAGAAGCCGCTCGCCCCGACCGAGGAGGAGACCCGCCGGATCGTCGAGGGGGTCGAGCGGGCCGGGGTGCTGTTCGCGGTGTGCCACGTCATGCGGTACACCCCGTACACCGACCTGGTGAAGGAGGTCGTGGACTCCGGAGTGCTCGGGCAACTGGTCTCGATCGACCATCTGGAGCCGGTCGGCTGGTGGCACTACGCGCACAGTTACGTGCGCGGCCCGTGGCGCAGCGAGAGGGACTCCTCCCCGATGCTGCTCGCCAAGTCCTGCCACGACCTGGACTGGATCACGTACGTCATGGGCGGCCGGATCGAGCAGGTCACCGGTTTCGGCGGGCTGAAGCACTTCCGGCCCGAGAACGCCCCGGCCGGGTCGGCCGGCCGCTGCCTGGACTGTGCGGTCGAGTCCGGCTGCCCGTACAGCGCGCAGAAGCTGTACATGCCGACGCTGCGCGAGAAGGGCGCGGTCTGGCCGGTCACCCATGTCACCGAGGCGACCGACGAGGCCGGTCTCGTCCAGGCGCTGCGCGAGGGCCCGTACGGGGTCTGCGTGTACCGGAGCGACAACGACGTGGTCGACCACCAGGTCCTCGCGATGCAGCTGTCGGACGGGGTGACCGCGACCTTCCAGATGGTGGCGTTCACCGAGCAGACGCACCGGCAGACCCGGATCTTCGGCTCGCACGGCTGGCTCGTCGGTGACGGCGAGCGCGTCACCGTGCAGGACTTCCGGACCGGTGAGTCCACCGTCCGCGAACTCGGCACGTCCGGGTCGAACGCGGCGGACGGGCACGGTGGCGGGGACGCCGCGCTCGTCGAGGCGTTCGTCACCGCCGTCGCCACCGGTGACGCCGGGGCGGTCCGCTCCGGTCCCGCCACCTCGCTCGGCAGCCACCTCGCGGCGTTCGCCGCCGAGCGCGCCCGGCACACCGGCACCGTCCAGACGGTCCCGGCGCAGTGA
- a CDS encoding peptidase C14: MSVPHHPSPASSRRSVLRASGLAGLVMAGTAVATGSAQAAPAHTGDVLHLDTVTALRALNTKPLADGTHVIVAGYNTPGDGGTMALRWNKKSTATHNAGTVIAPNGTTKTGRWHQLHTGTLDFRTFGHFDAGTPADTALDTMVNDPTVHRIEAHTDLLLTQRHLFDRSHIELDFGGHHIRTENIEKNTHDNPFGAVLSFRGTITDTTVKHSLSAAMPDLSDLFEVGDSSKFAVGQWWAVEINALAGTYEKEIQRLVQVTGVVDATHIRVNYQIGWDLAAGRTLTWTRIEPVDRAHVRNMVFEGWGEDEMTGSHPVAYEYAVRCDVSGIEAVGTFWPVVMRRWCTYYRTEQCSLTNPKSVTYGGAGYLTQQIYCLYGHVEDCHTSNARHLNDFTASAYCYVTNCHGDGDDEGPFVTHGQFEHDLVYTGNSGLMTFANSGAAWGGRAKRITVRRHACSWFVARVKITDLTLEDVLVIGKESLAGSGMLWVNADGVQMRGCTATGPLIVSRASDLSARPNVIADSSFAFAAGAEVTQAGVTVPLTLQRTTLKGVDGAVFNGTGPLVIDQCTLTGSKDTAPVSLAHADISVLGGELRDTGIKLTSAKDQRLRVDGTRLSGTNKDGALLARTGSARTVDWQLSGLDSTAPEGTAHVLVTEGTNRYRATGSTFTGGRLELRPAAFGGSSHLLHTGCVEDGTERTALPDEGDRVAHTAATLRF; this comes from the coding sequence ATGAGCGTTCCGCACCACCCCTCCCCCGCCTCGTCCCGTCGCAGTGTGCTGCGGGCTTCGGGTCTGGCCGGTCTGGTCATGGCCGGCACCGCCGTGGCCACCGGTTCCGCGCAGGCCGCACCCGCACACACCGGTGACGTCCTGCACCTGGACACCGTCACCGCCCTGCGCGCCCTGAACACCAAGCCCCTCGCCGACGGCACCCACGTCATCGTCGCCGGCTACAACACCCCCGGCGACGGCGGCACCATGGCCCTGCGCTGGAACAAGAAATCCACCGCCACCCACAACGCCGGCACCGTCATCGCCCCCAACGGCACGACGAAGACCGGACGCTGGCACCAGCTCCACACCGGAACCCTCGACTTCCGCACCTTCGGCCACTTCGACGCCGGCACCCCCGCCGACACCGCACTGGACACCATGGTCAACGACCCCACCGTCCACCGCATCGAAGCCCACACCGACCTCCTCCTCACCCAACGCCACCTCTTCGACCGCTCCCACATCGAACTCGACTTCGGCGGCCACCACATCCGCACCGAGAACATCGAGAAGAACACCCACGACAACCCCTTCGGCGCCGTCCTCTCCTTCCGCGGCACCATCACCGACACCACCGTCAAGCACAGCCTGAGCGCGGCGATGCCGGACCTGTCGGACCTCTTCGAGGTCGGTGACTCCTCGAAGTTCGCCGTCGGACAGTGGTGGGCGGTGGAGATCAACGCCCTGGCGGGGACGTACGAGAAGGAGATCCAGCGCCTCGTCCAGGTCACCGGCGTCGTCGACGCGACGCACATCCGGGTCAACTACCAGATCGGCTGGGACCTGGCGGCCGGCCGCACCCTGACCTGGACCCGGATCGAGCCCGTCGACCGCGCCCACGTGCGCAACATGGTCTTCGAGGGCTGGGGCGAGGACGAGATGACCGGCTCGCACCCGGTCGCCTACGAGTACGCGGTGCGCTGCGACGTCTCCGGGATCGAGGCCGTCGGCACCTTCTGGCCGGTGGTGATGCGCCGCTGGTGCACGTACTACCGCACCGAGCAGTGTTCGCTGACCAACCCGAAGTCCGTCACCTACGGCGGCGCGGGCTACCTCACCCAGCAGATCTACTGCCTGTACGGGCACGTGGAGGACTGTCACACCTCCAACGCCCGTCACCTCAACGACTTCACGGCCTCGGCCTACTGCTACGTCACCAACTGCCACGGCGACGGTGACGACGAGGGCCCGTTCGTCACGCACGGCCAGTTCGAGCACGACCTCGTCTACACCGGCAACTCCGGTCTGATGACGTTCGCCAACTCGGGGGCGGCCTGGGGCGGCAGGGCCAAGCGGATCACCGTCCGGCGGCACGCCTGTTCCTGGTTCGTCGCCCGCGTCAAGATCACCGATCTGACGCTGGAGGACGTCCTGGTCATCGGCAAGGAGTCGCTGGCCGGCTCCGGGATGCTCTGGGTCAACGCCGACGGGGTGCAGATGCGGGGCTGCACGGCCACCGGTCCGCTGATCGTCTCCCGCGCCTCGGACCTCTCCGCCCGCCCCAACGTCATCGCCGACTCCTCCTTCGCCTTCGCGGCGGGCGCGGAGGTCACCCAGGCAGGCGTCACCGTCCCGCTCACCCTCCAGCGCACCACGCTGAAGGGCGTCGACGGCGCGGTGTTCAACGGCACCGGGCCGCTCGTCATCGACCAGTGCACGCTGACCGGATCCAAGGACACCGCCCCGGTCTCGCTCGCCCACGCCGACATCAGCGTCCTCGGCGGCGAACTGCGCGACACCGGGATCAAGCTGACCTCGGCCAAGGACCAGCGGCTGCGCGTCGACGGCACGCGGCTGTCCGGCACCAACAAGGACGGCGCCCTGCTCGCCCGTACCGGCTCGGCCCGGACCGTCGACTGGCAGCTCAGCGGCCTCGACTCGACCGCACCCGAGGGCACCGCCCATGTGCTGGTCACCGAGGGCACCAACCGCTACCGGGCCACCGGCTCCACCTTCACCGGCGGCCGGCTCGAACTGCGGCCCGCGGCGTTCGGCGGCAGCAGCCATCTGCTGCACACCGGCTGCGTCGAGGACGGCACCGAGCGCACCGCGCTGCCGGACGAGGGCGACCGCGTCGCCCACACCGCGGCCACGCTCCGCTTCTGA
- a CDS encoding IclR family transcriptional regulator produces MTNSAAPEEPKYWVKSVARAADILEALAAPSQGNGLSVTEVGQACSISKSAAFGMLQTLRAYGLVSDDGEGMNRRYRLGMSLARLGDRARSQVSLRGVAHPVLRDLTRTTGMASRLAVPEDGHAVVVDQVELDQRVRLDLRMGQRELPHCTGLGKALLSAVPQSEAASVIERFGLPRRTSRTITDPATFLAHLRDIARVGYALDDEEDAEGIICIGAPVFDDRSVCAGAVSITGLKLGLPAWRYQELGGQVRDAARRISVSLGWTEDPDEADAEAGTAHSDGIGS; encoded by the coding sequence ATGACGAACAGTGCTGCCCCAGAAGAACCGAAGTACTGGGTCAAGAGCGTGGCCAGGGCAGCGGACATCCTCGAAGCGCTCGCCGCTCCCTCGCAGGGGAACGGCCTGAGCGTCACCGAGGTCGGTCAGGCCTGCTCCATCTCCAAGAGCGCCGCCTTCGGCATGCTCCAGACCCTGCGCGCATACGGCCTCGTCTCGGACGACGGCGAGGGCATGAACCGCCGCTACCGGCTCGGCATGAGCCTGGCCCGGCTCGGCGACCGGGCCAGGTCCCAGGTCTCCCTGCGCGGGGTGGCCCACCCGGTGCTGCGCGACCTCACCCGGACCACCGGCATGGCGTCCCGGCTCGCCGTCCCCGAGGACGGCCACGCCGTCGTGGTGGACCAGGTCGAGCTCGACCAGCGCGTCCGGCTCGATCTGCGGATGGGCCAGCGCGAGCTGCCGCACTGCACGGGGCTCGGCAAGGCGCTGCTCTCCGCCGTGCCGCAGAGCGAGGCCGCCTCGGTGATCGAGCGCTTCGGGCTGCCCCGGCGCACCTCGCGCACGATCACGGACCCGGCGACCTTCCTGGCCCATCTCCGCGACATCGCCCGGGTCGGGTACGCGCTGGACGACGAGGAGGACGCCGAGGGCATCATCTGCATCGGCGCACCGGTTTTCGACGACCGGTCGGTGTGCGCGGGCGCCGTGTCCATCACCGGCCTCAAGCTCGGGCTGCCTGCCTGGCGCTACCAGGAACTGGGCGGCCAGGTGCGGGACGCGGCCCGCCGGATCAGCGTCTCGCTGGGCTGGACCGAGGACCCGGACGAGGCCGACGCGGAGGCCGGCACGGCGCATTCCGACGGAATCGGGTCTTGA
- a CDS encoding aspartate aminotransferase family protein, whose amino-acid sequence MSSGPVGNESGARLAERARQVVPGGVNSGQRSVPGLTDLVVTGTHGARFRTADGREYTDFHSAFGPPLLGHNDPDVARATAEAGATLGHMGVGVTEGEVLLAEQLTELIPSIEKVLLTSTGSEATFHALRVSRAATGRRLVVKFQGCYHGWHDAVSLNVISEPSKVGGHDPISTGILPEVLEATLVLPFNDSEAVRRTFADHGSDIAAVIVEPVPHNVGALLPYQEFLTTLREETTKAGSVLIFDEVITGFRHSIGGWQQISGVTPDLTTLGKAIANGAPVGAIGGRADLMDLFSTRPGAPAFFAGTYNGHPSVVAAALATLRKLREEPVHDHVFRLGDRVRTELTALYERLGVPAVVTGYGSVFVSYFMAGEAPRTYADLLNNDASMFVGYRRKLLDHGLFELPLNLKRSHISYAHTDADVDRLIEGTEAAVKAVLADGGARDLENTSTMGGATR is encoded by the coding sequence ATGAGTTCAGGCCCGGTAGGCAACGAATCCGGAGCCCGACTCGCCGAGCGCGCCCGCCAGGTCGTACCCGGCGGCGTGAACAGCGGTCAGCGCAGCGTTCCCGGACTGACCGACCTGGTCGTCACCGGGACCCACGGCGCACGGTTCCGTACCGCCGACGGACGCGAGTACACCGACTTCCACTCGGCGTTCGGCCCACCGCTGCTCGGCCACAACGACCCCGACGTGGCCCGTGCCACCGCCGAGGCGGGCGCGACCCTGGGGCACATGGGCGTCGGCGTCACCGAGGGCGAGGTCCTCCTCGCCGAACAGCTCACCGAGCTGATCCCCTCGATCGAGAAGGTCCTGCTCACCAGCACCGGCAGCGAGGCCACGTTCCACGCGCTGCGCGTCTCCCGCGCCGCGACCGGCCGCCGCCTGGTCGTCAAGTTCCAGGGCTGCTACCACGGCTGGCACGACGCGGTCAGCCTCAACGTCATCTCCGAGCCCTCGAAGGTCGGCGGCCACGACCCGATCTCGACCGGCATCCTGCCCGAGGTCCTCGAAGCCACCCTCGTCCTGCCGTTCAACGACAGCGAGGCCGTCCGCCGCACCTTCGCCGACCACGGTTCCGACATCGCCGCCGTCATCGTCGAACCCGTCCCGCACAACGTCGGCGCGCTCCTGCCGTACCAGGAGTTCCTCACCACGCTGCGCGAGGAGACCACGAAGGCCGGCAGCGTGCTGATCTTCGACGAGGTCATCACCGGCTTCCGCCACAGCATCGGCGGCTGGCAGCAGATCTCCGGCGTCACCCCCGACCTCACCACCCTCGGCAAGGCCATCGCCAACGGCGCCCCCGTCGGCGCGATCGGCGGCCGCGCCGACCTGATGGACCTCTTCTCCACCCGCCCCGGCGCCCCCGCCTTCTTCGCCGGCACGTACAACGGGCACCCGTCCGTCGTCGCCGCCGCCCTCGCCACCCTGCGCAAGCTCCGCGAGGAACCGGTCCACGACCACGTCTTCCGGCTCGGCGACCGCGTCCGCACCGAACTGACCGCACTGTACGAGCGCCTCGGCGTCCCCGCCGTCGTCACCGGCTACGGCTCCGTGTTCGTCAGCTACTTCATGGCGGGCGAGGCCCCCCGCACCTACGCGGACCTGCTGAACAACGACGCCTCGATGTTCGTCGGCTACCGCCGCAAACTCCTGGACCACGGCCTGTTCGAGCTCCCGCTCAACCTCAAGCGCAGCCACATCAGCTACGCCCACACCGACGCGGACGTGGACCGTCTGATCGAGGGCACCGAGGCCGCGGTCAAGGCCGTCCTCGCCGACGGCGGCGCCCGCGACCTGGAGAACACCTCGACCATGGGCGGAGCGACCCGCTGA
- a CDS encoding mandelate racemase/muconate lactonizing enzyme family protein: protein MLTVNRTRPAGPAGRITRVETLMLGTSWRDFGYVRVHTDEGLTGIGEITHPYRVSEVCALTEAIAGRHLIGADPFDIEELWLRVYQGDFLRGGDMGGVALSGLDQAMYDLMGKALGVPAYRLTGGACRDDVRVYANGWYTGEREPETFAAKAKETVAKGYTALKFDPFGPGLHELERAELRRSIDLVAAVREAIGPDIDLFIEGHARFAMPTAARLVRELEPFDIGWFEEPMPWTHIERYAELRQRAAFPISGGEHFHNRYEYKQLFATNAVDIIQPDLSMAGGFTEVRKLAAIADTHGMLVAPHNSNSPLCTTVSVHAALGIPNFKILETFDGLLEPFVFDALKGTLPMADGRIGLPTAPGLGVELVDEVFEEHPPSHRFWNMFADGWEKRNRT from the coding sequence ATGCTGACAGTCAACCGCACCCGCCCCGCCGGCCCCGCCGGACGGATCACCCGCGTCGAGACCCTGATGCTCGGCACCTCCTGGCGCGACTTCGGCTACGTCCGGGTCCACACCGACGAGGGCCTGACCGGCATCGGCGAGATCACCCACCCGTACCGGGTGAGCGAGGTCTGCGCCCTCACCGAGGCCATCGCCGGACGGCACCTCATCGGCGCCGACCCCTTCGACATCGAGGAGCTGTGGCTCCGCGTCTACCAGGGCGACTTCCTGCGCGGCGGCGACATGGGCGGCGTCGCCCTGTCCGGCCTCGACCAGGCGATGTACGACCTGATGGGCAAGGCGCTCGGCGTCCCCGCCTACCGGCTGACCGGCGGCGCCTGCCGCGACGACGTCCGGGTCTACGCCAACGGCTGGTACACCGGCGAACGCGAGCCCGAGACCTTCGCCGCCAAGGCGAAGGAGACCGTGGCCAAGGGCTACACCGCCCTCAAGTTCGACCCCTTCGGCCCCGGTCTGCACGAGCTGGAGCGCGCCGAACTGCGCCGCTCCATCGACCTCGTCGCCGCCGTCCGCGAAGCCATCGGACCGGACATCGACCTCTTCATCGAGGGCCACGCCCGCTTCGCCATGCCGACCGCCGCCCGTCTCGTGCGGGAGCTGGAGCCCTTCGACATCGGCTGGTTCGAGGAGCCGATGCCCTGGACGCACATCGAGCGGTACGCGGAACTGCGGCAGCGCGCCGCCTTCCCCATCTCCGGCGGCGAGCACTTCCACAACCGCTACGAGTACAAGCAGCTCTTCGCGACGAACGCCGTCGACATCATCCAGCCCGACCTGTCCATGGCCGGCGGCTTCACCGAGGTCAGGAAGCTCGCCGCGATCGCGGACACCCACGGCATGCTGGTGGCCCCGCACAACTCCAACTCCCCGCTCTGCACCACCGTCTCGGTGCACGCGGCGCTCGGAATCCCCAACTTCAAGATCCTCGAGACCTTCGACGGGCTCCTGGAGCCGTTCGTCTTCGACGCCCTCAAGGGCACCCTCCCGATGGCGGACGGCCGCATCGGACTGCCGACCGCCCCCGGGCTCGGCGTCGAACTCGTCGACGAGGTCTTCGAGGAACACCCGCCCAGCCACCGCTTCTGGAACATGTTCGCGGACGGCTGGGAGAAGCGGAACCGCACATGA
- a CDS encoding amidohydrolase family protein: MITDVHSHLFRHSHDFTDPFSSDSARAHAGEVDLTVKWEEYAATAPDSTRTIVVGGKARRSGLWVDDAAVAAYVGEHPDRLIGYLALDPTQPGWQEELRYGHQELGLRGIKLMPMYAGFDPAAEEYDELYTYAERHGLPLLVHTGTTFVSSAPLEWAMPRHLDAVAIRHPELRMVLAHLGHPFEGECIAVIRKHPHVYADLSALHYRPFQLWHSLRLVQDYGVFHKVLFGSDYPFTTVDDSVKGLREIARIPGIPGLPPLDADAIEEIIHRPSLDLLGLNG, translated from the coding sequence ATGATCACCGACGTCCACTCCCACCTCTTCCGGCACAGCCACGACTTCACCGACCCGTTCAGCTCCGACTCCGCCCGCGCCCACGCCGGCGAGGTCGACCTCACGGTGAAGTGGGAGGAGTACGCCGCCACCGCGCCCGACTCCACCCGCACGATCGTCGTCGGCGGCAAGGCGCGCCGCAGCGGGCTCTGGGTCGACGACGCCGCCGTGGCCGCGTACGTCGGCGAGCACCCCGACCGGCTGATCGGCTACCTGGCGCTCGACCCCACCCAGCCCGGCTGGCAGGAGGAACTGCGCTACGGCCACCAGGAGCTCGGCCTGCGCGGCATCAAACTGATGCCGATGTACGCGGGCTTCGACCCGGCGGCCGAGGAGTACGACGAGCTGTACACGTACGCCGAACGGCACGGGCTGCCGCTCCTGGTGCACACCGGCACCACGTTCGTCTCCAGCGCACCGCTGGAGTGGGCGATGCCCCGCCACCTGGACGCGGTCGCCATCCGCCACCCGGAACTGCGGATGGTCCTCGCCCACCTCGGCCACCCCTTCGAGGGCGAGTGCATCGCGGTCATCCGCAAGCACCCGCACGTGTACGCCGACCTCAGCGCCCTGCACTACCGGCCCTTCCAGCTCTGGCACAGCCTCCGGCTGGTCCAGGACTACGGGGTCTTCCACAAGGTGCTGTTCGGCAGCGACTACCCGTTCACGACGGTCGACGACTCGGTGAAGGGGCTGCGGGAGATCGCCCGCATCCCCGGCATCCCCGGGCTGCCGCCGCTGGACGCGGACGCGATCGAGGAGATCATCCACCGGCCCTCCCTCGATCTTCTGGGCCTGAACGGCTGA
- a CDS encoding SDR family oxidoreductase, with protein sequence MTAAVPPRGTDRFDLTGRTAVVTGAARGLGRSFAVGLAEAGADLVLVDLPDAEGVAGTAAAIEALGRRCRVYGQDLADIEALSAFVDTVRAEAGPLHILVNNAGTAALERFNEITPAGWSHIMRVNVDAVFFLSQRVAEHMTADSVAGRIITITSKNALVAEAGLAHYNASKAAAQLLTETLAVELAPHGITANTLAPGMVETPIDGEFPFDREAFESAYRERIPLGRYAQPDECVGALLLLASDAGAYLTGARLVVDGGVLADQMPRMRFMPPYRNTI encoded by the coding sequence ATGACCGCAGCCGTCCCGCCCCGCGGCACCGACCGCTTCGACCTGACCGGCCGCACCGCGGTCGTCACCGGGGCCGCCCGGGGCCTCGGCCGTTCCTTCGCCGTCGGGCTCGCCGAGGCGGGCGCGGACCTGGTCCTGGTCGACCTGCCAGACGCCGAGGGCGTCGCCGGGACCGCCGCGGCGATCGAGGCGCTCGGCCGGCGCTGCCGGGTCTACGGGCAGGACCTCGCGGACATCGAGGCGCTGTCCGCGTTCGTCGACACGGTGCGCGCCGAGGCCGGGCCGCTGCACATCCTGGTCAACAACGCGGGCACGGCGGCCCTGGAGCGCTTCAACGAGATCACCCCGGCCGGCTGGTCGCACATCATGCGGGTCAACGTCGACGCGGTGTTCTTCCTCAGCCAGCGCGTCGCCGAACACATGACGGCCGACTCCGTCGCCGGCCGCATCATCACCATCACCTCGAAGAACGCCCTCGTGGCGGAGGCCGGCCTGGCCCACTACAACGCCTCCAAGGCCGCCGCACAGCTGCTCACCGAGACCCTGGCGGTCGAACTCGCCCCGCACGGCATCACCGCCAACACCCTCGCCCCCGGCATGGTCGAGACCCCCATCGACGGGGAGTTCCCCTTCGACCGGGAGGCCTTCGAGTCCGCGTACCGCGAGCGCATCCCGCTCGGCAGGTACGCGCAGCCCGACGAGTGCGTCGGCGCACTGCTGCTGCTCGCCTCGGACGCGGGGGCCTACCTCACGGGTGCGCGCCTCGTCGTGGACGGGGGAGTGCTGGCCGACCAGATGCCGCGGATGCGCTTCATGCCGCCCTACCGCAACACGATCTGA
- a CDS encoding peptidase C14, whose amino-acid sequence MSAPASSPASSRRSVLRASGLAGLVMAGTAVATGSAQAAPAHTGDVLHLDTVTALRALNTKPLADGTHVIVAGYNTPGDGGTMALRWNKKSTATHNAGTVIAPNGTTKTGRWHQLHTGTLDFRTFGHFDAGTPADTALDTMVNDPTVHRIEAHTDLLLTQRHLFDRSHIELDFGGHHIRTENIEKNTHDNPFGAVLSFRGTITDTTVRHALSGQVIELTDTFPVPDAKAFAVGQWWAVQVDPVAGGGGDERELQKLVEITEIIDAGHIRIGYLNGWELAEGRTLTWTRIEPVRNTHIRNMRFEGAGPDEYTGSHPVSFEYAVGCDVSGIHATGTFWPVVMRRWCTRFRTEDCSLKNPPTVEYGGAGYLTQQIYCLYGRVADCTTSNVRHLNDLTASAYCTVVNCHGDGDDAGGNPFTTHGQYEHDLLFDGNSGLMDIANSGAQWGISAKRITVRRHVCSWFTANTKITDLTLEDVTVIARPTFDQAGTLTVNADGAQVRGCTAKTFAVAQRSARSTRPTTISDCSFEPPAGAVLVQTPVTAPVHFVRCTFKGVDGAILRGAGPVHFTDCTVTGTDNAAPVSAGSADLRIDGGTYDNTGIELSGVRDQRITVTGGARFTGSNKAKALLGRADGPGRVTWDITGISSTAAGPDTAHVRIADGTNHYAATGSRYTGGTLHLAPDALASVLHTACVEDGTRRTAMPGDGATVRTDGNLVL is encoded by the coding sequence ATGTCCGCCCCTGCTTCGTCCCCCGCCTCGTCCCGTCGCAGTGTGCTGCGGGCTTCGGGTCTGGCCGGTCTGGTCATGGCCGGCACCGCCGTGGCCACCGGTTCCGCGCAGGCCGCCCCCGCACACACCGGTGACGTCCTGCACCTGGACACCGTCACCGCCCTGCGCGCCCTGAACACCAAGCCCCTCGCCGACGGCACCCACGTCATCGTCGCCGGCTACAACACCCCCGGCGACGGCGGCACCATGGCCCTGCGCTGGAACAAGAAATCCACCGCCACCCACAACGCCGGCACCGTCATCGCCCCCAACGGCACGACGAAGACCGGACGCTGGCACCAGCTCCACACCGGAACCCTCGACTTCCGCACCTTCGGCCACTTCGACGCCGGCACCCCCGCCGACACCGCACTGGACACCATGGTCAACGACCCCACCGTCCACCGCATCGAAGCCCACACCGACCTCCTCCTCACCCAACGCCACCTCTTCGACCGCTCCCACATCGAACTCGACTTCGGCGGCCACCACATCCGCACCGAGAACATCGAGAAGAACACCCACGACAACCCCTTCGGCGCCGTCCTCTCCTTCCGCGGCACCATCACCGACACCACCGTCAGACACGCGCTCTCCGGCCAGGTCATCGAACTCACCGACACCTTCCCGGTCCCCGACGCCAAGGCGTTCGCCGTAGGCCAGTGGTGGGCCGTGCAGGTCGACCCGGTCGCGGGCGGCGGCGGGGACGAGCGCGAGCTCCAGAAGCTGGTCGAGATCACCGAGATCATCGACGCGGGCCACATCCGGATCGGCTACCTCAACGGCTGGGAACTCGCCGAGGGCCGCACCCTCACCTGGACCCGCATCGAACCGGTGCGCAACACCCACATCCGCAACATGCGCTTCGAGGGCGCGGGACCCGACGAGTACACCGGCTCCCACCCCGTCAGCTTCGAGTACGCCGTCGGATGCGACGTCTCCGGCATCCACGCCACCGGCACCTTCTGGCCGGTCGTCATGCGCCGCTGGTGCACCCGCTTCCGCACCGAGGACTGCTCCCTGAAGAACCCGCCCACCGTCGAGTACGGCGGCGCGGGCTATCTCACCCAGCAGATCTACTGCCTGTACGGGCGGGTCGCCGACTGCACCACGAGCAACGTGCGCCACCTCAACGACCTCACCGCCTCCGCCTACTGCACCGTCGTGAACTGCCACGGCGACGGCGACGACGCGGGCGGCAACCCCTTCACCACCCACGGCCAGTACGAGCACGACCTGCTCTTCGACGGCAACTCCGGGCTGATGGACATCGCCAACTCAGGCGCCCAGTGGGGCATCTCCGCCAAGCGGATCACCGTACGCAGACACGTCTGCTCCTGGTTCACCGCCAACACGAAGATCACCGACCTGACCCTGGAGGACGTCACGGTGATCGCACGCCCCACCTTCGACCAGGCCGGCACCCTCACCGTGAACGCCGACGGGGCCCAGGTGCGCGGCTGCACCGCGAAGACCTTCGCCGTGGCCCAGCGCTCGGCCCGCTCCACCCGGCCGACGACGATCAGCGACTGCTCCTTCGAGCCGCCCGCCGGCGCCGTCCTCGTCCAGACACCGGTCACCGCGCCCGTCCACTTCGTGCGCTGCACGTTCAAGGGTGTCGACGGCGCGATCCTGCGCGGTGCGGGACCCGTGCACTTCACCGACTGCACGGTCACCGGCACCGACAACGCGGCCCCGGTCTCGGCCGGTTCGGCGGACCTGCGGATCGACGGGGGTACGTACGACAACACCGGCATCGAGCTCAGCGGTGTGCGCGACCAGCGGATCACCGTGACCGGCGGCGCCCGGTTCACCGGCAGCAACAAGGCCAAGGCGCTGCTCGGCCGTGCGGACGGCCCGGGGAGGGTGACCTGGGACATCACCGGGATCAGCAGCACGGCGGCCGGACCGGACACCGCCCACGTCCGGATCGCCGACGGCACCAACCACTACGCGGCCACCGGCAGCCGCTACACCGGCGGCACCCTCCACCTCGCCCCGGACGCCCTCGCCTCGGTCCTGCACACCGCGTGTGTCGAGGACGGCACACGACGCACGGCGATGCCGGGCGACGGCGCCACCGTCCGCACCGACGGGAACCTGGTTCTGTGA